A genomic segment from Ochotona princeps isolate mOchPri1 chromosome 11, mOchPri1.hap1, whole genome shotgun sequence encodes:
- the LOC131481491 gene encoding LOW QUALITY PROTEIN: arf-GAP domain and FG repeat-containing protein 1-like (The sequence of the model RefSeq protein was modified relative to this genomic sequence to represent the inferred CDS: substituted 2 bases at 2 genomic stop codons), with translation MAASAKWRREEKHLKMLRDMTGLPHNRKCFDCDQQGPTYVNMTAGSFVCTSCLGSLRGLNPPHRVKSISMTTFTQQEIEFLQKHGNEVCKQIWLGLFDDRSSAIPDFRNPQKVKEFLQEKYEKKRWYVPPEQAKVVASVHASISGSSASSTSSTPEVKPLKSLLGDSAPALHXNKGTPGQSPVVGRSQGXQQEKKQFDLLSDLGSDIFAAPAPQSAATANFANFAHFNSHAAQNSANADFANFDAFGQSSGSSNFGGFPTASHSAFQPQTTGGSAGSVNANFAHFDNFPKSSSADFGTFNTSQNHQTASAVSKVSAHKAGLPTTDEYAALTNLDNIFSAGQGGDQGSGFGSTSQALVGAVVSVPSQPSASSDKYAALAELDSVFSSAATSSNAYTSTSNASSNVFGTVPVGASAQTQPASSSVPAPFGATPSTNPFVAAAGPSVASSTNPFQTNARGATAVTFGTASMSMPAGFSTPAPYSLPTSFSGSFQQPAFPAQATFPQQTAFSQQPNGSGFAAFGQTKPVVTPFGQVAAAAVSSNPFMTDAPTGQFPTGSSSTNPFL, from the coding sequence ATGGCGGCCAGCGCGAAATGGAGGCGGGAGGAGAAGCACCTCAAAATGCTGCGGGACATGACGGGCCTCCCGCACAACCGCAAGTGCTTCGACTGCGACCAGCAGGGCCCCACCTACGTGAACATGACGGCCGGCTCCTTCGTGTGCACCTCCTGCTTGGGCAGCCTGCGAGGGTTAAATCCACCGCATAGGGTGAAATCTATCTCCATGACAACATTTACACAACAGGAAATTGAATTTctacaaaaacatggaaatgaaGTCTGTAAACAGATTTGGCTAGGATTATTTGATGATAGATCTTCAGCAATTCCAGACTTCAGGAATCCACAAAAAGTGAAAGAGTTTCtacaagaaaaatatgaaaagaaaagatGGTATGTCCCGCCAGAACAAGCCAAAGTGGTGGCATCTGTTCATGCGTCTATTTCCGGCTCCTCTgctagcagcaccagcagcacaccGGAGGTCAAACCGCTCAAGTCGCTCCTCGGAGACTCTGCACCAGCACTGCACTGAAATAAGGGCACACCTGGTCAGTCTCCAGTTGTAGGCCGCTCTCAAGGATAGCAACAAGAAAAGAAGCAGTTTGACCTTTTGAGTGACCTTGGATCAGACATCTTTGCTGCCCCAGCCCCTCAGTCAGCAGCTACCGCCAATTTTGCTAACTTTGCACATTTCAATAGTCATGCAGCTCAGAATTCTGCAAATGCAGATTTTGCAAACTTTGATGCTTTTGGACAGTCTAGTGGTTCGAGTAATTTTGGAGGTTTCCCCACAGcaagtcattctgcttttcagccCCAAACTACAGGTGGAAGTGCTGGATCAGTAAATGCTAATTTTGCTCATTTTGATAACTTCCCCAAATCCTCCAGTGCTGATTTTGGAACCTTCAACACCTCGCAGAATCACCAGACAGCTTCAGCTGTTAGTAAAGTTTCAGCACACAAAGCTGGTTTGCCCACAACAGACGAATATGCGGCCCTTACTAATTTAGACAACATCTTCAGTGCTGGTCAAGGTGGTGACCAGGGGAGTGGTTTTGGGAGCACAAGTCAGGCTCTGGTTGGAGCTGTGGTCTCAGTGCCCAGTCAGCCTAGTGCGTCTTCAGACAAGTATGCAGCCCTGGCAGAGCTCGACAGTGTTTTCAGCTCTGCGGCCACCTCCAGTAATGCATACACTTCCACAAGTAATGCTAGCAGCAATGTGTTTGGAacagtgccagtgggtgcttctGCACAGACACAGCCAGCTTCTTCCAGTGTGCCTGCTCCATTTGGAGCTACGCCTTCCACAAATCcatttgttgctgctgctggtcccTCTGTGGCATCTTCTACAAATCCATTTCAGACCAATGCCAGAGGAGCAACAGCCGTGACCTTTGGCACTGCATCCATGAGCATGCCTGCGGGCTTTAGCACACCTGCTCCCTACAGTCTCCCCACCAGCTTTAGTGGCAGTTTCCAGCAGCCAGCCTTCCCAGCCCAAGCAACTTTCCCTCAACAGACAGCTTTTTCTCAGCAGCCTAATGGTTCAGGTTTTGCAGCTTTTGGACAGACAAAGCCAGTGGTAACTCCTTTTGGtcaagttgcagctgctgcaGTATCTAGTAATCCATTTATGACTGATGCGCCAACAGGACAATTTCCGACAGGAAGCTCATCAACCAATCCTTTCTTATAG